Proteins from a genomic interval of Trifolium pratense cultivar HEN17-A07 linkage group LG6, ARS_RC_1.1, whole genome shotgun sequence:
- the LOC123888677 gene encoding EID1-like F-box protein 2: MIITKQYRCIHSASCQCSKGHLSEDAIFLVFHNLKWNPKLIATLSCVCKWFDDLAKRVLWKEFCRTRAPKMLCDLQSTGSHVVDGNWRALGKLLTYCSGCTKGGLFKNIQNPVPGHFVYQTRFSRTSGKSFLLPQCRTDVLYVSDPCEHLDQGEEGDLGFFRGVFKSFATSKVRKMLISKGANLHQTEVCPYCKAKLWSMHQAKMIPQSASCRLGSYEDYIEYFVCLNGHLIGNCTLLPLSDSEEAAELE; this comes from the coding sequence ATGATTATCACAAAGCAGTACCGATGCATACACTCAGCTAGCTGTCAATGTTCTAAAGGGCATTTAAGTGAAGATGCGATTTTCTTAGTGTTTCACAATTTAAAATGGAATCCCAAATTGATTGCTACTCTGTCGTGTGTGTGCAAATGGTTTGATGATCTTGCCAAACGAGTTCTATGGAAAGAGTTTTGTCGAACAAGAGCACCTAAGATGTTGTGTGATCTGCAATCTACTGGGAGCCACGTCGTTGATGGGAACTGGAGGGCGTTAGGGAAGCTTCTTACATACTGTTCGGGATGCACAAAAGGTGGCTTATTTAAAAACATTCAGAATCCGGTCCCAGGTCACTTTGTGTATCAGACTCGGTTTTCTAGAACATCGGGAAAGAGCTTTCTTTTGCCACAATGCAGAACTGATGTTTTATATGTGTCTGATCCTTGTGAGCATCTTGATCAAGGTGAAGAAGGAGATTTGGGATTTTTTCGTGGAGTTTTTAAGTCATTTGCAACGTCAAAGGTCAGAAAGATGCTTATTAGTAAAGGTGCCAACCTCCATCAAACAGAAGTTTGCCCTTATTGTAAGGCAAAGTTATGGAGCATGCATCAAGCTAAAATGATCCCTCAAAGTGCTAGTTGCAGGCTTGGTTCTTATGAAGATTATATTGAGTATTTTGTGTGCCTCAATGGTCACTTGATTGGGAATTGTACACTATTGCCATTGTCGGATTCTGAAGAGGCAGCTGAGTTGGAGTAA